A genomic region of Arachis stenosperma cultivar V10309 chromosome 9, arast.V10309.gnm1.PFL2, whole genome shotgun sequence contains the following coding sequences:
- the LOC130950536 gene encoding beta-ketoacyl-[acyl-carrier-protein] synthase III A, chloroplastic-like, with protein sequence MPNVSSTFFLAPYSSLGYPKVVCFSALQGKASSIDSSPSQSPIPRLFSRGCKLVGCGSAVPSLQISNDDLAKIVDTNDEWISVRTGIRNRRVLSGRDSLTTLAVDAAQKALDMAKVDPDDVDLILLCSSTPEDLFGSAPQIQKHLGCKRNPLSYDITAACSGFVLGLISAACHIRGGGFQNVLVVGADGLSRFVDWTDRGSCILFGDAAAAVLVQACSGDEDGLFGFDLHSDGDGQRHLNATIKEDETNDAAESNGSVFNFPPRRHSYSCIHMNGKEVFRFAVRTVPQSIEAALQKAGLPASSIDWLLLHQANQRIIDAVADRLEIPVERVISNLANYGNTSAASIPLALDEAVRSGKIKAGHTVATAGFGAGLTWGSAILRWG encoded by the exons ATGCCAAATGTATCTTCCACCTTCTTCCTTGCCCCTTATTCTTCACTTGGGTATCCCAAAGTTGTttgctttagtgcactccaaggcAAAGCTTCTTCCATTGattcttctccttcccaatCTCCCATACCCAG GCTTTTTAGCAGGGGATGCAAGTTAGTTGGATGTGGTTCAGCTGTTCCTTCTCTTCAGATTTCCAATGATGACCTCGCAAAAATAGTTGATACTAATGATGAGTGGATATCAGTTCGTACTGGGATTCGTAACCGCCGAGTTCTTTCAG GCAGGGATAGCTTGACAACTTTAGCAGTAGACGCGGCACAGAAAGCTCTTGACATGGCAAAGGTTGATCCGGATGATGTTGATCTAATATTGTTGTGCTCGTCTACTCCAGAGGATCTTTTCGGCTCTGCCCCTCAG ATTCAAAAGCACCTTGGCTGCAAAAGAAATCCATTGTCTTATGACATTACAGCTGCTTGTAGTGGATTTGTGTTGGGTTTAATCTCAGCAGCTTGTCACATTAGGG GTGGTGGGTTTCAAAATGTCCTGGTGGTTGGTGCTGATGGTCTTTCAAGATTTGTCGACTGGACTGACAGGGGGTCCTGTATCCTTTTTGGAGATGCAGCCGCTGCTGTACTAGTACAG GCCTGTAGTGGTGATGAAGATGGTTTATTTGGTTTTGATTTGCATAGTGATGGTGATGGTCAAAG GCATTTGAATGCTACAATTAAAGAAGATGAGACCAATGATGCAGCAGAATCAAATGGTTCGGTGTTCAACTTTCCTCCCAGGCGACATTCATATTCATGCATTCACATGAATGGCAAAGAAGTCTTTCGCTTTGCAGTGCGAACTGTTCCACAGTCAATTGAAGCTGCCCTACAAAAGGCTGGTCTACCTGCATCGAGCATCGATTGGTTACTTCTTCATCAG GCAAACCAGAGGATCATTGATGCAGTCGCTGATCGGTTAGAAATCCCCGTGGAACGTGTAATATCAAATTTGGCTAATTATGGTAACACAAGTGCGGCTTCTATTCCGTTGGCTTTAGATGAAGCAGTTCGGAGTGGGAAGATCAAGGCAGGCCATACTGTTGCGACTGCCGGCTTTGGTGCTGGTCTTACTTGGGGATCAGCAATATTGAGATGGGGCTGA
- the LOC130950535 gene encoding uncharacterized protein LOC130950535, whose amino-acid sequence MASKLIVEAPFEAENQLELSLRQAFESLQPNLRPPFSFSISIPNPDQYSQLNRAILHGILTEPHFAKTHIKHLHGIITDGYAMFINLLIKVVHQLYPKLLGSVKSQLLWVAEEMIYVLGIGFDALLVSLLRQINGGDFSDGNLWLCLKMATLFLNKWQCLLEEEPNVLSCALYVFLRVLADHCRTNRPSDQNFETLRRLEVYLCVKIVREEFHLCLRIGRDFIRLLQDLIHVLEFRDIWKDLMLCPSKFNTSRFVNVSQLYRTRTCSKYVLLRINPEMETRLRFLMTYVKLGHQKRHQIWFFQKFLHEPDRETIIVDIVRFICCAHHPPNEIIQSDIVPRWAVIGWLLKSCRSSYVERSVKFALFYDWLFFDESIDSVMNIEPAILLMVHSIQKYIDITHNLLEFLLYLVDNYDVRVEIKVLIAKGVSSALQLLAKKGVIQSYDVLTYCPALSPTLKEGLGRLISGVKS is encoded by the coding sequence ATGGCATCGAAGCTCATTGTGGAGGCTCCTTTTGAAGCTGAAAACCAACTTGAATTATCTCTGAGACAAGCTTTTGAGTCCCTTCAACCAAATCTAAGACCCCCTTTTTCCTTCTCTATATCCATTCCAAACCCTGACCAATACTCCCAACTTAACCGTGCAATCCTCCATGGCATCCTAACCGAACCACACTTTGCAAAAACCCACATCAAGCACTTACATGGCATAATAACAGATGGGTATGCAATGTTTATCAATTTGCTCATCAAAGTAGTTCACCAGTTGTACCCAAAGCTCCTTGGTTCTGTGAAAAGCCAGCTACTTTGGGTTGCTGAGGAAATGATTTATGTGTTGGGGATTGGTTTCGATGCGCTTTTGGTGTCCCTTTTGAGGCAAATCAATGGAGGTGATTTCAGTGATGGGAATTTGTGGTTGTGTTTGAAGATGGCCACACTTTTCTTGAACAAGTGGCAGTGCTTGTTGGAAGAAGAACCCAATGTTTTGTCATGTGCTTTATATGTGTTTCTTAGAGTTTTGGCTGATCATTGTAGAACCAACAGGCCGAGTGATCAAAATTTTGAGACTTTGAGGAGGTTGGAGGTTTATTTGTGTGTGAAGATTGTGAGGGAAGAGTTTCACTTGTGTTTAAGAATCGGCAGGGATTTCATTCGGTTGTTGCAGGATTTGATTCATGTTCTTGAGTTTAGAGATATTTGGAAGGATTTGATGCTCTGTCCATCAAAGTTCAATACTTCAAGATTTGTAAATGTTTCGCAGCTATACCGCACAAGAACTTGTAGCAagtatgttttgcttagaatcaaTCCTGAGATGGAGACCAGATTGCGGTTTTTGATGACATATGTTAAATTGGGACATCAAAAGAGGCACCAAATATGGTTTTTTCAGAAGTTTCTTCATGAACCAGATAGAGAAACTATCATAGTTGATATAGTTAGATTCATATGTTGTGCACACCATCCACCTAATGAGATCATTCAATCAGACATTGTTCCTCGATGGGCTGTTATAGGCTGGCTATTGAAGTCATGTAGGAGCAGTTATGTTGAGAGAAGTGTTAAATTTGCTCTGTTTTATGATTGGCTCTTTTTTGATGAAAGTATTGACAGTGTGATGAACATAGAGCCTGCAATTTTGTTGATGGTGCATTCTATTCAGAAGTACATTGACATCACACACAATCTTCTTGAGTTCTTGTTATATCTTGTGGACAACTATGATGTTCGGGTGGAGATTAAGGTTCTCATTGCTAAGGGTGTATCATCAGCTCTTCAGTTACTTGCCAAGAAGGGTGTGATTCAGTCATATGATGTTTTGACTTATTGTCCTGCACTTTCACCCACTCTAAAAGAGGGTCTGGGAAGGTTGATATCAGGTGTAAAAAGCTAG